TCTGCGTAACTCCGGCGATACCGCCGGAGCGCGTGACCAGGTGGTGGGTTATGGTGCCTATGCCTTCTTCTGAAACCCTCTCAGAGCCGGACCAGCTCAGGCTGCTGCAACTGGCGCAAGACTCCATCCAGCACGGTCTGGAGCAGGGGTGTCCGCTGCGGCTGGAGCTGGCGCATTGGCCGCAATCTTTGCAGGAACCGGCGGCCTGCTTTGTCACCCTGGAGCTGGAGGGTCGGCTGCGCGGCTGTATCGGGCATTTGCAGGCGCTCCAGCCCCTGGCGCAGGATGTGGCGGACAACGCCTTTGCCGCCGCCTTTCAGGACCCCCGCTTTGGCCCCCTCAGGGCCGATGAACTGCCCCGGCTGGAGCTGCACATCTCGGTCCTCGGCGAGCCACGGCCCCTGAACTTTGATTCGGAGGCGGACCTGATCGCCCAGCTGCGCCCCGGCGAGGATGGCCTGATCCTGCAGGATGGCCCCCATCGCGGTACCTTCCTGCCCTCGGTATGGACGCAATTGCCCGAGCCTGAGCAGTTCTGGCGTCAACTCAAGCGCAAGGCGGGCCTGCCAGCGGACTACTGGTCGGCAAGCCTGCGCGTACAGCGCTACAGCAGCCTGGGGTTCGGCCGGGCGCTGACTGAGATCCAATAGCGGCCAGGTTTCAGTCATCAACTGGCCGCAGGCCGCTCTGGATGAAATCCAACAAAGTCGAGCTAGGTGCCTTGCGTGGTTGCGTGAGAAAATACCCGATCCAGGATAATCACCCGTCAATCAAGCCTACTGGAGCCACGCCATGCGTCTTTTTCCTTTGTTGCCCGTATTGTTGATGTTCCCCGCCCTGGCCTCCGCGGCCATGTACAAATACACCGATGATAAGGGCCGGGTGGTGTATTCGGAGCGGCCGCCGCCCAGTGGCGAGGCGCAGCTGATCAAGCCGCCACCGCCGCCGGCGAGTTCGCCACAACCGGCGGCCGGGGCAACGGCTCAGGCCCAGGGAGAGGATACGAACAGCGGGGTCGAGGATGACGAGGCGGCGCGGCGCCGGGCCGAATCCCGGCGGATCAAGACCGAAAACTGCGCCAAGGCACGCAAGATGTTGCAGATGTACAGCAATCCGCAAAACCGCCTGCTGAAACGGCCCGACGGCAGCTATGAGCGGGTGACCGACGAGCGCCGCCAGCAGGGTATAGACTCGGCCCGGCGCAGTATTCAGGAGTTCTGTGACTGAGCCGGTTGGATGCGCCCCACCCAGAGTGCCGTGGCCCCGGCCACGGCCGCTGGCATGGCAAGGAAATTGAGCCCAGGCACCATCATCAACAGGGTGATGCCAGAGCCAAAGCCCAGCGAGGCCAGGCGCTGGCGTTGCAGCCCCTTGCGTTGATCGGCAAAGCCGATGCCGTGATTGCCCATGGGGAAGTCCAGGTATTGCAGGGCCAGCATCCAGGCGTTGAACAGGAACCAGAGCACGGGTGCGGCCAGATTCAGTACAGGGATGACAAACAGCAACAGCAGAGGCAGGGCGCGCAGCAGAAAATAACCCAGCTTGCCCAGTTCGGTGACGAGCATGGGCAGCAGGGTCTTCCACAGGGCCGGTTGCGGCGGCAGCGGCTGGCCGGTGAGATACAGTTCCACCCGCTCCGCCAGCAGGGCGTTGAAGGGCGCGGCGATCAGGTTGGCCAGGCTGGTGAAGCTGTAGAACACCAGCAGCAAGGCGGTCAGGGCGAACAACGGCCAAAGCAGCCAGCGCAGAAAGCCATACCAGGCATCGGCCGGCAGGATCCACTCCATGAAGACAGCAAATTGAT
This is a stretch of genomic DNA from gamma proteobacterium SS-5. It encodes these proteins:
- the amrA gene encoding AmmeMemoRadiSam system protein A; translation: MPSSETLSEPDQLRLLQLAQDSIQHGLEQGCPLRLELAHWPQSLQEPAACFVTLELEGRLRGCIGHLQALQPLAQDVADNAFAAAFQDPRFGPLRADELPRLELHISVLGEPRPLNFDSEADLIAQLRPGEDGLILQDGPHRGTFLPSVWTQLPEPEQFWRQLKRKAGLPADYWSASLRVQRYSSLGFGRALTEIQ
- a CDS encoding DUF4124 domain-containing protein — protein: MRLFPLLPVLLMFPALASAAMYKYTDDKGRVVYSERPPPSGEAQLIKPPPPPASSPQPAAGATAQAQGEDTNSGVEDDEAARRRAESRRIKTENCAKARKMLQMYSNPQNRLLKRPDGSYERVTDERRQQGIDSARRSIQEFCD
- the cysZ gene encoding sulfate transporter CysZ, which gives rise to MALTHGISGFGYALEGLKLVLRPELRRFVIVPFLINLLVFSGLIWLGMHQFAVFMEWILPADAWYGFLRWLLWPLFALTALLLVFYSFTSLANLIAAPFNALLAERVELYLTGQPLPPQPALWKTLLPMLVTELGKLGYFLLRALPLLLLFVIPVLNLAAPVLWFLFNAWMLALQYLDFPMGNHGIGFADQRKGLQRQRLASLGFGSGITLLMMVPGLNFLAMPAAVAGATALWVGRIQPAQSQNS